Proteins from a genomic interval of Polyodon spathula isolate WHYD16114869_AA chromosome 1, ASM1765450v1, whole genome shotgun sequence:
- the LOC121325705 gene encoding lactosylceramide alpha-2,3-sialyltransferase-like isoform X2: MGEGYNVDSNHAKRVQTFVTKILQRRCKWSSTRKNMSTLFPDQYKTDIPPFLRKNDVLSKAVFRYPPPFGFQSMEKKLKEVLGLFPEAAREESSVKSCSRCVVVGSGGIMRGLQVGQLLNQFDVVIRLNNAPVSNFIEDIGNKTTIRMSYPEGSPKSWDDVDPKTLFVAVIYKTVDFNWLKAMIKRETVSLWDRLFFWQGVPKEIPIGISQFRILNPEIISQTAVDLLRFSEPRWKFWGWDQNVPTLGVTATVLATYLCDEVSLAGFGYDLKQPEAPLHYYENRRMDAMKGQTMHNVDAEKQFLAKLVKGGVITDLTGGIHCSFCEN; the protein is encoded by the exons CGTGTACAAACTTTTGTCACTAAAATCTTGCAGAGGAGATGCAAGTGGTCTTCCACCAGGAAGAATATGTCCACTCTCTTTCCTGACCAATACAAGACAGATATTCCTCCTTTCCTGAGGAAAAACGATGTTCTGAGCAAGGCAGTGTTCAGATACCCCCCTCCATTTGGGTTTCAAAGCATGGAGAAGAAACTGAAGGAAGTTCTAGGCCTTTTCCCCGAGGCTGCGCGGGAGGAGAGCAGCGTGAAGTCCTGCAGTCGCTGCGTGGTGGTGGGAAGCGGTGGTATCATGCGCGGGCTGCAGGTGGGCCAGCTTTTGAATCAGTTTGATGTTGTAATCAG ATTGAATAATGCTCCTGTTAGTAACTTTATTGAAGACATTGGCAACAAAACCACTATCAGGATGAGTTATCCAGAGGGAAGCCCCAAATCATGGGATGATGTAGATCCTAAGACCCTGTTTGTGGCAGTCATTTACAAAACAGTTGACTTTAACTGGTTGAAGGCCATGATTAAAAGGGAAACGGTG tccctaTGGGATAGGTTGTTTTTTTGGCAGGGGGTGCCGAAGGAAATCCCCATAGGAATATCCCAGTTTCGAATCCTGAACCCTGAAATCATCAGTCAAACAGCGGTGGACCTCCTCCGGTTTTCAGAACCGCGGTGGAAGTTTTGGGGGTGGGACCAG AACGTGCCGACGCTTGGGGTCACTGCCACAGTCCTGGCCACATACCTGTGTGACGAGGTGAGCCTGGCTGGGTTTGGATATGATCTCAAACAACCTGAAGCTCCGCTGCATTACTATGAAAACAGACGCATGGACGCTATGAAGGGGCAAACAATGCACAATGTGGATGCTGAAAAGCAGTTCCTAGCGAAACTGGTTAAAGGAGGAGTAATCACAGACCTCACAGGAGGAATACACTGCAGTTTctgtgaaaactga